A section of the Flavobacterium sp. CG_23.5 genome encodes:
- a CDS encoding endonuclease, giving the protein MKQIYLLLFLFLFTAGFAQAPAGYYSNATGTGYALKTQLYNIIKDHKVNDYAGLYVTYETSDIDNFFENDGSVLDMYSENPTGVDPYTYSITSTQRCGNYTNEGDCYNREHIIPQSVFNQQSPMVSDAHFITPTDGKVNGIRSNYPHSVVAVATETTRNGSKLGASTTAGYTGPVFEPIDEFKGDIARMYFYFATRYENTIAGYSYAMFNGSTNKAFTTAFLNQLLAWHNQDPVSAREIARNNAIYARQNNRNPYIDHPEYVISVWTTEPLDTQAPTAATNLTVTSTTSNSATLTWTAATDNIGVTGYDLYVNGTIKSTETGLTATVTGLTASTKYSFYLIARDAERNSSVASTSVDGTTTAAPIGGTTASEIFFSEYVEGGSFNKALEIANFTGASVDLSVYSIKKQSNGAGAWSAGLNLAGTLNNGAVFILVDPGIATTCYTAASANLSSAQEAFNGNDPMGLFKNGVLIDIIGTFNGGTANFGADETLRRKPSISAPNTTFNKSGEWDSYIKDTCNGLGSHSLATLSNIDFDSNEFNIYPNPSNGNVKINFENSNEKYSVQVFSVLGQKVFDKEYTNSSSAAVNNLQKGVYFVKITNDTKSITKKLIVN; this is encoded by the coding sequence ATGAAACAAATCTACTTGCTATTATTTTTATTTCTTTTTACAGCAGGTTTTGCGCAAGCGCCAGCTGGGTATTATAGTAATGCCACAGGAACAGGTTACGCGTTGAAAACACAATTATACAATATTATAAAAGATCATAAGGTAAATGATTACGCAGGTCTGTATGTCACGTACGAAACTTCTGATATTGATAATTTCTTTGAAAATGACGGTTCCGTTTTAGATATGTATTCTGAAAATCCTACTGGTGTTGACCCGTATACTTATAGCATAACATCAACACAACGATGTGGGAACTATACTAATGAAGGAGACTGTTACAATAGAGAACATATCATACCGCAATCAGTATTCAATCAGCAATCCCCAATGGTTTCGGATGCGCATTTTATCACGCCTACAGATGGAAAAGTAAACGGAATTAGGTCCAATTATCCCCATTCAGTGGTAGCAGTTGCTACAGAAACTACTCGAAATGGAAGTAAACTAGGAGCCAGTACAACTGCAGGTTACACCGGTCCAGTTTTTGAACCAATAGATGAATTCAAAGGGGATATTGCCAGAATGTATTTCTATTTTGCTACACGTTATGAAAATACAATTGCTGGATATTCTTACGCTATGTTTAATGGTTCAACCAATAAAGCATTTACTACTGCATTTTTAAATCAATTGCTGGCTTGGCACAATCAAGATCCGGTAAGCGCTAGAGAAATTGCGCGTAACAACGCTATTTATGCGCGTCAAAATAATAGAAATCCTTACATTGATCATCCAGAATATGTAATATCTGTATGGACTACAGAGCCTCTTGATACTCAAGCTCCAACAGCAGCAACAAATCTGACAGTAACTTCTACTACATCAAACTCAGCTACTTTAACTTGGACCGCAGCAACGGATAACATTGGTGTTACCGGTTATGATTTGTATGTAAACGGTACTATTAAATCTACAGAAACAGGATTAACGGCCACAGTAACTGGTTTAACGGCTTCAACTAAATATTCCTTTTATCTTATAGCTAGAGATGCCGAAAGAAATTCTTCAGTTGCCAGTACATCAGTAGATGGGACTACAACTGCAGCACCTATAGGCGGTACAACAGCATCAGAAATATTCTTCTCAGAATACGTAGAGGGAGGTAGTTTCAACAAGGCTTTAGAAATTGCTAATTTCACAGGAGCTTCTGTTGATTTATCCGTTTATTCCATAAAAAAGCAATCAAATGGTGCCGGAGCTTGGAGTGCTGGTTTGAATTTAGCTGGTACATTAAACAACGGAGCCGTATTTATACTTGTAGATCCTGGCATTGCAACGACTTGTTATACAGCTGCCAGCGCAAACCTATCGTCTGCACAAGAAGCATTTAATGGAAATGACCCAATGGGCTTGTTTAAAAATGGTGTACTTATAGATATTATAGGAACATTCAATGGTGGAACGGCAAATTTTGGAGCTGACGAGACCTTGCGAAGAAAACCAAGTATTTCAGCACCAAATACAACTTTCAACAAAAGTGGTGAATGGGATTCATATATTAAGGATACTTGTAATGGTTTAGGAAGTCATTCATTGGCAACCCTTTCTAATATTGATTTTGATTCTAATGAATTTAATATTTATCCAAATCCATCCAATGGAAATGTCAAAATAAATTTCGAAAACTCAAATGAAAAATATTCTGTTCAGGTATTTTCAGTATTAGGACAAAAAGTTTTTGACAAAGAATACACAAACAGTTCCTCTGCAGCGGTAAACAATCTTCAAAAAGGAGTTTACTTCGTTAAGATAACAAACGATACTAAATCAATTACTAAAAAACTTATTGTAAACTAG
- a CDS encoding PaaI family thioesterase, whose product MTLDKNKMLEYCNEFSKNTLMETLKIEYIDAGEGFLVAKMPVNSSVHQPMGLLHGGASVALAESVGSAASHFFINDKEQEVRGIEISANHLRSIREGVVYGTARIIHKGRSLHLWEIKITDEAGNLISLCKLTNMVLTKEKK is encoded by the coding sequence ATGACTTTAGATAAAAATAAAATGCTTGAATATTGCAATGAGTTTTCGAAAAACACATTGATGGAAACCCTAAAAATTGAATATATTGATGCAGGAGAAGGTTTCTTGGTGGCCAAAATGCCAGTAAATTCATCCGTTCATCAGCCTATGGGATTGTTGCATGGCGGCGCGTCAGTAGCTTTGGCTGAAAGTGTGGGAAGTGCGGCTTCTCATTTTTTTATAAACGACAAAGAGCAAGAAGTGCGTGGGATTGAAATTTCGGCGAATCATTTAAGAAGCATTCGTGAAGGAGTTGTTTATGGAACTGCCCGCATTATTCATAAAGGAAGAAGTTTACATCTTTGGGAAATCAAAATTACGGATGAAGCCGGAAACTTGATTTCGTTATGTAAATTAACGAATATGGTTTTGACCAAAGAAAAGAAATAA
- a CDS encoding chorismate-binding protein: MIDFFIKVKQQEAQNLPFVLYKKPNNIKLVGLFQNNDHLYFAENFEETGFVFAPFEGSQMILIPADQSVKWETLITSSEEDNNLDFANSENKESKEHFKTLVQKGIDAIAKGSMNKVVLSRKEIVDLTDFDLVSVFQKLVQTYPTAFCYCWFHPKIGLWMGATPERLLKTKNNKFYTTALAGTQKLQDTAEAVWEKKEIEEQQFVTDFILNSLKELTSKIVISSPYNLKAGSLVHIKTDIEGLINKNSSLKQVVLALHPTPAVCGLPKEVAIDFILENEDYDREYYTGFLGELNKEGFKKSEMKSDLYVNLRCMQIKISSNLAMTKAHLYMGCGVTKDSIAEKEWGESVNKSMTMKRVL, encoded by the coding sequence ATGATTGATTTTTTCATAAAAGTAAAACAGCAGGAAGCTCAAAATCTACCTTTTGTATTGTACAAAAAACCCAATAATATCAAGTTAGTAGGCTTGTTTCAAAACAATGATCATTTGTATTTTGCTGAAAATTTTGAAGAAACAGGTTTTGTTTTTGCTCCTTTTGAAGGCAGCCAAATGATACTTATTCCTGCAGATCAATCTGTAAAATGGGAAACTTTAATAACTTCTTCTGAAGAGGATAATAATTTAGATTTTGCTAACTCCGAAAACAAAGAATCCAAAGAGCATTTTAAAACTCTTGTTCAAAAAGGAATTGACGCTATTGCAAAAGGGAGTATGAACAAAGTAGTTCTGTCTAGGAAAGAGATTGTTGATTTGACTGATTTTGATTTGGTTTCAGTTTTTCAAAAATTGGTTCAAACCTATCCAACTGCTTTTTGTTATTGCTGGTTTCACCCAAAAATTGGATTATGGATGGGCGCTACACCTGAGCGATTGCTGAAGACCAAAAACAATAAATTTTATACAACAGCATTGGCGGGAACGCAAAAACTTCAAGATACGGCAGAAGCAGTTTGGGAGAAAAAAGAAATCGAGGAACAGCAATTTGTAACCGATTTTATTTTGAATAGTTTAAAAGAATTGACTTCAAAAATAGTTATTTCCAGCCCTTATAATTTGAAAGCGGGAAGCTTAGTGCACATTAAAACAGATATTGAGGGGCTGATAAATAAGAATTCAAGTTTGAAGCAAGTAGTTTTGGCTTTGCATCCAACACCCGCTGTATGTGGCTTGCCTAAAGAAGTTGCAATAGATTTTATTTTGGAAAATGAAGACTATGACAGAGAATATTACACTGGTTTTTTAGGCGAATTAAATAAAGAAGGATTTAAAAAATCAGAAATGAAATCTGATTTGTATGTCAATTTACGATGTATGCAAATTAAGATTTCTTCGAATCTTGCAATGACCAAAGCGCATTTGTATATGGGTTGCGGTGTAACAAAAGATAGTATTGCGGAAAAAGAGTGGGGGGAAAGCGTCAATAAATCGATGACGATGAAAAGAGTTTTGTAG